In the genome of Acidobacteriota bacterium, one region contains:
- a CDS encoding Uma2 family endonuclease, which yields MAQPQTRFSPQEYLAHERAAATRSEYLDGQIFTLAGASRRHNLITLNLGAELRAQLRRRPCEVYTSAMRVKIPATGLYTYPDVVAVCGEPSFEDSELDTLLNPTLLIEVLSKSTADRDRGGKFEHYRSIDSVQEVLFVAQDRVHVMRYERQPDSTWLLSETRDGGGRMALSSIAAELDIAEVYAKVRFDDVPRPTPVPGPEA from the coding sequence ATGGCCCAACCGCAGACACGCTTTTCACCGCAGGAGTACCTGGCCCACGAAAGGGCAGCGGCGACCCGAAGTGAGTATCTCGACGGCCAGATCTTTACCCTGGCGGGCGCCAGCCGCCGGCACAACCTGATCACACTCAACCTCGGCGCCGAGCTGAGGGCCCAGCTTCGTCGACGCCCGTGCGAGGTGTACACCAGCGCCATGCGGGTCAAGATCCCTGCAACGGGCCTCTACACCTATCCGGATGTCGTGGCGGTCTGTGGCGAGCCGTCCTTCGAAGACAGCGAGCTGGATACCTTGCTCAACCCGACCCTGTTGATCGAAGTCTTGTCCAAGTCGACCGCAGATCGTGATCGTGGTGGCAAGTTCGAGCATTATCGAAGCATCGATTCCGTGCAAGAGGTGCTCTTCGTCGCCCAGGATCGCGTCCATGTCATGCGCTACGAGCGCCAGCCGGACAGCACTTGGCTCCTGTCGGAGACCCGAGACGGCGGTGGACGGATGGCCTTGTCGTCGATCGCCGCCGAGTTGGACATTGCAGAGGTCTATGCCAAGGTTCGCTTCGATGACGTGCCGAGGCCAACGCCGGTTCCAGGTCCCGA